A single region of the Pristis pectinata isolate sPriPec2 chromosome 25, sPriPec2.1.pri, whole genome shotgun sequence genome encodes:
- the LOC127583038 gene encoding uncharacterized protein C11orf96-like, whose protein sequence is MKDERSVEQRLAVRRLPWVVGALSVPLAGTSLGSASEPSSVFQPRAPQPPAGGREAAPGAGVDVRARGGRASPRPQNNHPPPPSDPTLGEAAAPGQRAPVENLLLRMVNLLHWGTSEELSNSFSRYPGWRNMNVSL, encoded by the exons ATGAAAGACGAGCGGTCCGTGGAGCAGCGGTTGGCGGTGAGGCGGCTGCCCTGGGTGGTGGGGGCACTTTCCGTGCCACTGGCTGGGACCTCCCTTGGCTCAGCCTCCGAGCCCAGCTCTGTGTTCCAGCCCCGAGCCCCCCAACCTCCAGCCGGCGGCCGTGAGGCGGCTCCGGGGGCtggggtggatgtcagagcccgGGGAGGCCGCGCTTCCCCCCGGCCCCagaacaaccaccccccccccccatcagaccCAACCCTTGGAGAGGCCGCAGCCCCCGGTCAGCGGG CTCCAGTGGAAAATCTGTTGCTCAGGATGGTAAATCTGCTG CACTGGGGAACGTCAGAGGAGCTATCGAACAGCTTTTCCAGATATCCTGGATGGAGAAATATGAACGTGTCACTATAG